The Coffea arabica cultivar ET-39 chromosome 3c, Coffea Arabica ET-39 HiFi, whole genome shotgun sequence genome contains a region encoding:
- the LOC140037820 gene encoding putative late blight resistance protein homolog R1B-14 produces MPIDHEVMVGLDDEAEKVIEPLISSIIQSLPNSSHSLRAPEVSQTSSRMLSKGKMPIAREIMVGLDDEAAKVIGRLRWGSKQVEIVPIVGMAGLGKTTLAKKVYNDSSVTCHFHIRLWSTVSQEFNMKNVLLQILCSDEEHSRKDEFQNLDEHALFEKLHQRLLKNRYLVVFDDVWDIEVWNELRTAFPNDKNGSRIIFTSRFSNVASEFQDGGKPHYLHPLSEKESFELLQKKVFGEEEECPQALHELGMEIVKKCWGLPFAVVVVAGVLATIEHDILVWKKFAESFTSTMVSGTDQWKKSLELSYEHLPYHLKACLLYFAAFREDEKIGAKKLMRLWIAEGFVEKIEGKRSEDIAEEYLMDLIGRNLVMVGKNRSIGGVKTCYIHDLIFEFCKDEAKEKNFLQVLRGYDELSTFNEPPNLPRLSICSSGKDFMKSKLFCPCLSTLLFFDATPGYNKLKLLNISFLFCI; encoded by the coding sequence ATGCCAATAGACCATGAAGTCATGGTTGGTCTTGATGATGAGGCAGAAAAAGTAATTGAACCACTTATCTCAAGTATTATACAGAGTCTTCCTAATTCCTCTCATAGCTTAAGAGCACCAGAAGTTAGCCAGACTTCCAGCCGCATGCTATCAAAAGGTAAAATGCCAATAGCTCGTGAAATCATGGTTGGTCTTGATGATGAGGCAGCAAAAGTAATTGGACGACTTAGATGGGGATCAAAACAGGTGGAAATTGTTCCCATTGTGGGAATGGCTGGGCTTGGTAAGACAACTTTAGCcaaaaaagtttacaatgataGTTCAGTAACCTGTCACTTCCACATTCGTCTTTGGTCCACTGTTTCTCAAGAATTTAACATGAAAAATGTGTTACTTCAAATTTTGTGCTCTGATGAAGAGCATTCTAGGAAGGATGAGTTTCAAAATCTGGATGAACATGCGTTGTTTGAAAAGCTCCATCAAAGGCTATTGAAGAATCGGTATCTTGTTGTTTTTGATGATGTCTGGGACATTGAGGTATGGAATGAGCTGAGAACTGCATTCCCCAATGACAAGAATGGAAGTAGAATCATCTTTACGAGTCGATTTTCTAATGTAGCTTCAGAGTTTCAAGATGGTGGAAAACCTCACTATCTTCACCCACTCAGTGAGAAAGAAAGTTTCGAATTGCTGCAGAAGAAGGTgtttggagaagaagaagaatgtcCTCAAGCATTGCATGAATTGGGAATGGAGATTGTCAAAAAGTGCTGGGGATTGCCATTTGCAGTTGTTGTTGTAGCTGGAGTCCTAGCAACTATAGAGCATGatattttggtttggaaaaagtttGCTGAAAGTTTTACTTCAACCATGGTGTCTGGTACAGACCAGTGGAAGAAGTCATTGGAGCTCAGTTATGAGCATTTACCATATCACTTGAAGGCATGCCTGCTGTATTTTGCTGCATTTCGAGAAGATGAAAAAATTGGTGCCAAGAAGTTGATGCGTCTCTGGATTGCAGAAGGGTTTGTggaaaaaattgaaggaaagagATCAGAGGATATTGCAGAAGAATATCTGATggacctaattggccgaaaccTAGTTATGGTAGGTAAGAACAGATCCATTGGTGGAGTCAAAACTTGTTACATTCACGATTTGATATTTGAGTTCTGTAAGGACGAGgcgaaagaaaagaattttcttcAGGTCCTGCGAGGATATGATGAGCTTTCTACCTTTAATGAGCCTCCCAACCTACCTCGGTTGTCCATTTGCTCCAGTGGCAAAGATTTTATGAAGTCAAAGCTATTTTGTCCATGTTTAAGTACTCTGCTATTCTTTGATGCTACTCCAGGATATAATAAGTTGAAGTTGCTTAATATCTCCTTCCTTTTTTGCATCTAA